One window of Phycisphaerae bacterium genomic DNA carries:
- a CDS encoding beta-glucosidase, whose product MAVNFPERFLWGAATSAFQVEGADAADGKGSSIWDEFCQWPGKVAGGATGQVTCDHYRRFRDDVELMRRLNLRAYRFSVSWPRVMPAGRGAVNAAGLDFYDRLVDELQAAGIQPLATLYHWDLPAVLQAELGGWTSAELPAIFADYARQVFDRLGDRVGHWLTVNEPWVVVNDGYFRGVHAPGIQDRALGYVVGHNLLRAHAYAVAQYRAGRHNQGAISFALNTTYNYPASDSTADTEAAERATLNFGGWFTDPPYFGDYPAVLRERLGALLPPFSPEDSRLLKRSMDFVGLNYYSSDVVRHAPGVGAMELEIVPQRHVTHTQMGWPVVPDGLRRLLHWLHERYAGLPIYVTENGAAFDDQPSETGLVNDLPRITYLRDHIAAVGQALAEGVDVRGYFVWSLFDNLEWSYGFTKRFGIVRCDPETQHRTIKASGHWYARFITEGRLDDAGVTSPECGVEVSS is encoded by the coding sequence ATGGCCGTCAATTTCCCCGAGCGCTTTCTGTGGGGTGCCGCGACCTCGGCCTTCCAGGTCGAGGGCGCCGACGCCGCGGATGGCAAAGGGTCCAGCATCTGGGATGAGTTCTGCCAGTGGCCCGGCAAGGTCGCCGGCGGAGCTACGGGCCAGGTGACCTGCGACCACTATCGCCGGTTCCGGGACGACGTTGAGCTTATGCGGCGTCTGAATCTGCGTGCGTACCGCTTCAGCGTGAGTTGGCCGCGCGTCATGCCCGCCGGTCGCGGTGCCGTGAACGCCGCCGGTCTGGACTTTTACGACCGACTGGTGGACGAGCTGCAAGCCGCCGGGATCCAGCCGCTGGCAACGTTGTACCACTGGGACCTTCCGGCTGTGCTGCAGGCGGAGCTTGGCGGGTGGACCAGCGCTGAGCTGCCGGCGATTTTCGCCGACTATGCCCGGCAGGTCTTCGACCGTCTCGGCGACCGCGTAGGCCACTGGCTGACCGTGAACGAGCCTTGGGTCGTGGTGAACGACGGTTACTTCCGGGGGGTTCACGCACCTGGCATTCAGGACCGGGCGCTCGGCTACGTCGTCGGGCACAACCTGTTGCGCGCCCACGCTTATGCTGTCGCGCAATATCGAGCCGGGCGGCACAATCAGGGTGCCATCAGCTTCGCGCTGAACACCACCTACAACTATCCCGCGTCAGACAGCACGGCGGATACCGAGGCCGCCGAGCGGGCCACGCTGAACTTCGGCGGCTGGTTCACCGACCCGCCGTATTTTGGCGATTACCCCGCCGTGCTTCGCGAGCGCCTCGGGGCGCTGCTGCCGCCGTTTTCGCCGGAGGATAGCCGACTGCTGAAGCGTTCGATGGACTTTGTGGGGCTGAATTACTACTCGAGTGACGTTGTGCGCCACGCCCCTGGGGTGGGGGCGATGGAGCTGGAAATCGTTCCCCAGCGGCATGTTACGCACACGCAGATGGGTTGGCCGGTGGTGCCGGATGGTCTGCGCCGGTTGTTGCATTGGCTGCACGAGCGCTATGCCGGCCTGCCGATCTACGTTACAGAGAACGGGGCCGCGTTTGACGACCAGCCTTCCGAGACCGGTCTTGTGAATGACCTGCCGCGCATCACGTACTTGCGCGATCACATTGCGGCCGTCGGGCAGGCGCTGGCGGAAGGCGTGGATGTGCGCGGCTACTTCGTCTGGTCGCTGTTCGACAACCTCGAGTGGTCGTATGGCTTCACCAAGCGCTTTGGAATCGTGCGTTGCGATCCTGAAACACAACACCGCACGATCAAGGCCAGTGGGCACTGGTATGCCCGTTTCATCACCGAAGGGCGTCTGGATGACGCCGGAGTGACCAGCCCGGAGTGTGGAGTGGAGGTGTCGTCGTGA
- a CDS encoding aminoglycoside phosphotransferase family protein, which produces MGLTVPPELEAVSAAFDFAGEVVACEPFGGGHINDSFRLTCRAPEGTTGYLLQRINARVFRAPARVMENIQRVTEHVARRLAVAGIADLTRRTLTLTATKAGAAFHRAADGACWRAYRFIERTRVHALVETPAQAEQAGRAFGEFQRLLADLPPPRLHETIADFHNTPARFEAFDRACAADVCQRVRRATAEIEFARQHRPLADVLLDLQRRGAIPERVVHNDAKITNVLLDEDSGEALCIVDLDTVMPGLSLYDFGDMVRSMTCPAPEDETDLARVEVQPSLFAALARGYVSAAGAFLTAAERAHLVTAGELITLEQGVRFLTDYVAGDTYYKTRHPEHNLERCRAQFKLLQSLQRQEHALSRIVADCAKASPS; this is translated from the coding sequence ATGGGATTGACTGTGCCGCCCGAGCTCGAAGCGGTGAGCGCCGCGTTCGACTTCGCGGGCGAGGTTGTGGCGTGTGAGCCGTTCGGCGGGGGGCACATCAACGACTCGTTTCGGCTGACCTGCCGCGCGCCTGAGGGCACGACCGGCTACCTGCTGCAGCGGATCAACGCGCGGGTCTTTCGCGCGCCGGCCCGCGTGATGGAGAACATCCAGCGGGTGACGGAGCATGTCGCGCGGCGGCTGGCGGTGGCCGGCATCGCCGATCTGACGCGGCGGACTTTGACGCTGACGGCGACGAAGGCCGGAGCGGCGTTCCACCGAGCGGCGGACGGAGCGTGTTGGCGCGCGTATCGGTTCATCGAGCGCACGCGCGTGCATGCGCTGGTGGAGACGCCGGCGCAAGCTGAGCAGGCGGGGCGCGCGTTCGGCGAGTTTCAGCGGCTGCTTGCGGACCTGCCGCCGCCGCGGCTGCACGAGACGATCGCGGATTTTCACAATACACCGGCGCGCTTCGAGGCATTTGACCGGGCGTGTGCCGCGGATGTCTGCCAGCGTGTGCGGCGTGCGACGGCGGAGATCGAGTTCGCGCGGCAGCACCGGCCGCTGGCGGATGTGCTGCTCGATCTGCAGCGGCGCGGCGCGATTCCTGAGCGTGTGGTGCACAACGACGCGAAGATCACGAACGTGCTGCTCGATGAGGATAGCGGCGAAGCTCTGTGTATCGTCGACCTGGACACGGTCATGCCGGGGCTGTCGCTGTACGATTTCGGCGACATGGTGCGGTCGATGACCTGTCCCGCGCCGGAGGATGAGACGGACCTGGCGCGGGTCGAGGTGCAACCGAGCCTGTTTGCGGCGCTGGCGCGCGGTTACGTATCGGCTGCCGGAGCGTTTCTGACGGCGGCCGAACGGGCACACCTGGTGACAGCGGGCGAGCTGATCACGCTGGAGCAGGGCGTGCGGTTTCTGACCGATTACGTGGCGGGTGACACGTACTACAAGACGCGACACCCAGAGCACAATCTGGAACGCTGCCGCGCGCAATTCAAGCTGCTCCAGTCGTTGCAGCGGCAGGAGCACGCGCTGAGCCGGATCGTCGCGGACTGCGCCAAGGCCTCGCCCTCTTAG
- a CDS encoding sodium:solute symporter family protein, protein MLSLLAEQTNFSWPIDGSIVGFYLLATMIAGIMVRKYVGKVEHFLVAGREMNVYLGIASLAATEFGIVTCMYTAQNAYKYGFSGAIPGLTNVVAMFLVGYTGLGIKPLRDSGVMTIPELYEQRYGKFVRWLSGMVIVLGGLLNMGVFLRMGGQFLVVCCGLNLHYLEITMTFLLIAVAVYTVLGGMLSVLVTDFLQFVVMSVGLVAVTILVLIKTGWADIVTAVAVHHGDGGFNPFVNPDLKWQFVLSNSFTSLAAVLTWQPVITRVLAAKDTRTGRRIYTRTSFFFIARWMLPGLWAMGALAAVAVSPEKLAEIAGTMGEKDGTIFAMPYYLALILPSGLMGILVAAMLAADMSTDSSYMLTWGSVIYNDILGPFRRRGITERAGILWNRCIVACIGIFLLIWGLWYKLEGDLWAYLQLTGTIYLAAMSILLLACCYWRRANSWGAIAAIIVGAALPVIGLALDKLVQVPVVENNTTKMIGWTAAHIGPHWLNIGTYGATAAAMVIGSLLKNVFVRPGGARSAHA, encoded by the coding sequence ATGCTCAGCCTACTCGCGGAGCAGACCAATTTCTCTTGGCCGATCGACGGTAGCATCGTCGGCTTCTACCTGCTGGCGACGATGATCGCGGGCATCATGGTCCGCAAGTACGTTGGCAAGGTCGAGCATTTCCTGGTCGCCGGCCGCGAGATGAATGTGTATCTCGGCATTGCCTCGCTGGCGGCGACCGAGTTCGGCATCGTCACGTGCATGTACACGGCGCAGAACGCGTACAAGTACGGCTTTTCAGGGGCGATTCCGGGGCTGACGAACGTGGTGGCGATGTTCCTCGTGGGCTACACGGGGCTGGGGATCAAGCCGCTGCGCGATTCGGGGGTGATGACGATCCCGGAGCTGTATGAGCAGCGCTACGGCAAGTTCGTCCGGTGGCTGTCGGGCATGGTGATCGTCCTGGGCGGGTTGCTGAACATGGGTGTGTTCCTGCGGATGGGCGGGCAATTCCTGGTCGTGTGCTGCGGGCTGAACCTGCACTACCTCGAAATCACGATGACGTTCCTGCTCATCGCGGTGGCGGTGTACACCGTGCTGGGCGGCATGCTGTCGGTGCTGGTGACGGACTTTCTGCAGTTCGTGGTGATGAGTGTTGGCCTGGTCGCGGTGACCATCCTGGTGCTGATCAAGACGGGCTGGGCCGACATCGTGACCGCGGTCGCCGTGCACCATGGCGACGGTGGCTTCAACCCGTTCGTAAATCCGGACCTGAAATGGCAGTTTGTGCTGTCGAACTCATTCACGAGCCTGGCCGCCGTCCTTACTTGGCAGCCCGTGATCACCCGCGTGCTGGCGGCGAAGGACACGCGCACGGGCCGCAGGATCTACACGCGCACGTCGTTCTTTTTCATCGCCCGCTGGATGCTGCCGGGCCTCTGGGCCATGGGCGCGCTGGCGGCCGTCGCGGTGTCGCCGGAGAAGCTTGCCGAGATCGCCGGGACGATGGGCGAAAAGGATGGGACGATTTTCGCGATGCCCTATTACCTGGCCTTGATTCTGCCCAGCGGGCTGATGGGCATTCTCGTGGCGGCGATGCTGGCGGCGGACATGTCCACGGACTCGTCCTATATGCTCACGTGGGGCAGCGTGATCTACAACGACATCCTCGGCCCATTCCGGCGGCGCGGGATTACAGAGCGGGCCGGCATCTTGTGGAACCGCTGCATCGTCGCGTGCATTGGCATCTTCCTGCTCATCTGGGGGTTGTGGTACAAGCTGGAGGGCGATCTGTGGGCGTACCTCCAGCTCACGGGCACGATCTACCTGGCGGCGATGTCCATCCTGCTGCTGGCGTGCTGCTACTGGCGCCGCGCGAATAGCTGGGGTGCGATCGCTGCAATCATCGTCGGTGCGGCGCTGCCGGTGATCGGCCTGGCACTGGACAAGCTCGTGCAGGTGCCCGTGGTCGAGAATAACACCACCAAGATGATCGGCTGGACCGCCGCGCACATCGGGCCGCACTGGTTGAACATCGGCACCTACGGTGCCACGGCGGCCGCCATGGTGATCGGCTCGCTGCTCAAGAATGTCTTCGTTCGGCCCGGCGGAGCTCGGTCGGCGCACGCATAG
- a CDS encoding discoidin domain-containing protein, with product MRFILKFVLACVALGVAAKAVAQQPVLDACDTLDAWKVVASDGVVAKISRADGLDGGALRLDFDFQSGSGFCVVRRDVQLTLPKNYRFSVALRGSASPNTLEFKLVDPSGDNVWWVPQRSFEFPTDWRTLRFKARQFRFAWGPSGGTPLEQIGAIEIAVAAATGGQGHILIDNLMFERLPEPQPVTQLPVAHFSSGTAHGESGPTQLAEVGLIEWVSAPDDRQPFLRLDFQQAREFGGLALDWGNDDFATAYEIELSLDGQAWESVATIAGADGGREYIPLRDAEARQLRVTVRETSRGQGVRVQHVRLLSVDFAETPNNMFSTIAREQSRGRLPRYFLGEQTPWTVVGVANDEKEALIDIFGALEVDKLRFRIEPFLYIDGRLVTWADVESTPSLADDYLPIPSVTWLHGDLELVTTALAAGDAGASTLYARYQLMNRGAQPVRGTLFLAVRPFQVLPPWQELNITGGACRVESLAWDGQRLAVNDDKVVVPWTKPAAFGAMTFAQGDITEYLAAERLPGASAVQDPTGWASGALRYDFALGQQAQATYVVAVPFHGKIADVPANAEARYAEIEKDVRALWSAELNRAKLTLPASAARLVNTFRTTQAYILINADGPSIQPGSRSYERSWIRDGALTSTALLYTGHRERARAFADWYAGYQFPSGKVPCVVDRRGPDPVPEHDSTGEFIYLLRKYYLFTHDRALLERHLPRVIAGVDYIEALRQERMTPEYRDGPPEKRACYGLVPESISHEGYSAKPMHSYWDSFFTLRGLKDATTIAQILERPELEERFRALRDDYRKCLYDSLRLAMELKHVDYIPGCVELGDFDATSTAIAIFPCGELEALPQPALTNTFDRYYDFFCQRRDTRPMNWDNYTPYEIRIVGTLVRLGQPDRVHALLDFFFGDQRPQGWNHWAEVVWSNPATPKFIGDMPHTWVGSDYISAVRSLFVYERESDVALVLAAGVRPEWLTSPDGVAIADFPTEHGALAYTLKLAGDELVCELKGTGTVPPGGLVLHNPLARPIRAATLDGQPAELLGDHDVKLTALTGRVVLTLAP from the coding sequence ATGCGCTTCATCCTGAAGTTCGTACTCGCGTGCGTTGCTCTCGGCGTGGCTGCGAAGGCTGTCGCGCAGCAACCGGTGCTCGACGCTTGCGATACGCTCGACGCCTGGAAGGTCGTCGCCTCCGATGGTGTTGTCGCGAAGATCAGTCGGGCGGACGGGCTCGATGGCGGGGCGCTGCGGCTGGACTTCGATTTCCAGAGCGGCTCCGGTTTCTGCGTCGTTCGCCGGGACGTGCAGTTAACGCTGCCAAAGAACTACCGCTTCAGCGTTGCGCTGCGTGGTTCCGCGTCGCCGAATACGCTGGAATTCAAGCTCGTCGATCCGAGCGGGGACAACGTCTGGTGGGTGCCGCAGCGCAGCTTCGAGTTTCCGACGGATTGGCGGACGCTGAGGTTCAAGGCGCGGCAGTTCCGCTTCGCGTGGGGGCCGTCGGGCGGCACGCCGCTGGAGCAGATCGGGGCGATCGAAATCGCGGTCGCCGCCGCGACCGGCGGTCAGGGCCACATTCTCATCGACAACCTGATGTTTGAGCGCCTGCCCGAGCCACAGCCGGTCACGCAATTGCCGGTAGCGCATTTCTCATCTGGCACGGCGCATGGCGAATCCGGGCCGACACAGCTCGCGGAGGTTGGGCTCATTGAGTGGGTCAGCGCGCCGGACGACCGGCAACCGTTTCTACGGCTGGATTTTCAGCAAGCGCGCGAGTTCGGCGGCCTGGCGCTCGACTGGGGCAACGACGACTTTGCCACGGCGTACGAAATCGAGCTGTCGCTCGATGGGCAAGCCTGGGAGAGCGTTGCGACGATTGCCGGCGCCGACGGCGGGCGCGAGTATATTCCGCTGCGCGATGCCGAGGCGCGTCAACTCCGGGTCACGGTGCGTGAGACCAGCCGCGGACAGGGCGTGCGCGTGCAGCATGTGCGATTGCTCAGCGTCGACTTTGCGGAAACGCCAAACAACATGTTCAGCACGATCGCGCGTGAGCAGTCGCGCGGGCGCTTGCCGCGTTATTTCCTGGGCGAGCAGACGCCCTGGACGGTGGTCGGCGTCGCCAACGATGAGAAAGAAGCGCTGATCGACATATTCGGTGCGCTGGAGGTCGATAAGCTCCGCTTCCGCATTGAGCCGTTCCTGTACATTGACGGGCGCTTGGTCACCTGGGCCGACGTGGAGAGCACGCCGTCGCTGGCCGACGACTACCTGCCGATTCCGTCGGTGACGTGGCTACACGGCGATCTGGAACTCGTGACGACGGCGCTGGCGGCGGGCGATGCGGGGGCGTCAACGCTCTACGCACGCTATCAACTTATGAATCGCGGCGCGCAGCCCGTGCGCGGCACGCTGTTTCTGGCCGTGCGACCGTTCCAGGTGTTGCCGCCGTGGCAGGAACTGAACATCACGGGCGGTGCGTGTCGCGTGGAGTCGCTCGCGTGGGATGGCCAGCGCCTCGCTGTCAACGACGACAAGGTGGTTGTGCCGTGGACGAAGCCGGCGGCGTTCGGGGCCATGACGTTCGCGCAGGGCGATATCACCGAATACCTGGCGGCGGAGCGATTGCCCGGGGCGAGCGCGGTGCAGGACCCGACCGGCTGGGCCTCGGGCGCGCTGCGCTACGATTTCGCGCTGGGGCAGCAGGCGCAGGCGACCTACGTCGTGGCGGTGCCATTCCACGGCAAGATCGCCGATGTGCCGGCGAATGCGGAGGCGCGCTACGCTGAGATCGAGAAGGACGTACGCGCTCTCTGGTCGGCCGAGCTGAATCGCGCCAAGCTGACGCTGCCCGCGAGCGCGGCACGACTGGTCAACACGTTCCGGACCACGCAGGCGTACATCCTGATCAACGCGGACGGGCCGTCGATTCAGCCCGGTTCGCGGAGCTACGAGCGAAGCTGGATTCGCGACGGGGCGCTCACGTCTACGGCGCTGCTCTACACCGGTCATCGCGAGCGTGCACGGGCCTTCGCCGACTGGTACGCGGGCTACCAGTTCCCCAGTGGCAAGGTGCCCTGCGTCGTCGACCGGCGCGGCCCCGACCCCGTGCCGGAGCACGACAGCACCGGCGAGTTCATCTACCTGCTTCGGAAATACTACCTCTTTACGCATGACCGCGCGCTGCTGGAGCGCCATTTGCCGCGGGTCATCGCCGGCGTGGACTACATCGAGGCCTTGCGCCAGGAACGCATGACGCCGGAATACCGCGACGGGCCGCCGGAAAAGCGCGCGTGCTACGGCTTGGTGCCGGAGTCCATCAGCCACGAGGGCTATTCCGCGAAGCCGATGCACTCGTACTGGGATAGCTTCTTCACGCTGCGCGGGCTCAAGGACGCGACGACGATCGCTCAGATTCTCGAGCGGCCGGAGCTGGAGGAGCGCTTCCGCGCACTGCGCGATGACTATCGCAAGTGCCTGTACGACTCACTGCGCCTGGCGATGGAGCTGAAGCACGTCGATTACATCCCCGGCTGTGTGGAACTTGGCGATTTCGACGCCACGTCCACCGCGATCGCCATCTTCCCGTGTGGCGAACTCGAGGCACTGCCGCAACCCGCGCTGACCAACACATTTGACCGGTACTACGATTTCTTCTGCCAGCGGCGCGATACGCGGCCGATGAACTGGGACAACTACACGCCGTACGAGATTCGCATCGTCGGTACGCTGGTCCGCCTGGGGCAGCCGGACCGCGTCCACGCGCTGCTGGACTTTTTCTTCGGCGACCAGCGGCCACAGGGCTGGAACCACTGGGCCGAGGTTGTCTGGAGCAATCCGGCGACGCCGAAGTTCATCGGCGACATGCCGCACACGTGGGTCGGCTCGGACTATATCAGTGCTGTGCGCAGCCTGTTTGTGTACGAGCGCGAGTCCGATGTCGCCCTGGTGCTCGCGGCCGGCGTGCGGCCGGAGTGGCTGACATCACCCGACGGCGTGGCGATCGCCGATTTTCCGACGGAGCATGGCGCGCTGGCGTACACGCTGAAACTCGCGGGTGATGAGCTGGTGTGCGAGCTAAAAGGCACGGGCACCGTACCGCCCGGCGGTCTGGTGCTCCATAACCCGCTGGCGCGTCCGATCCGTGCGGCGACGCTTGACGGCCAGCCGGCGGAGCTGCTCGGCGACCACGACGTGAAGCTGACGGCGCTCACTGGTCGCGTGGTGTTGACGCTGGCGCCGTGA
- a CDS encoding family 20 glycosylhydrolase, with amino-acid sequence MAGRGVIIAMCALLNSAQQLGANLSTTGPAIVPQPAELQLQSGTCALASATVIRVDFETAGVRVVGEFLADQLRAATGQTLPVQETDEPVARDGVILLTLAGAPEMLGDEGYELSITPQSVMLRARTARGLIYGVQTLRQLLTLDAQAAAAWPCLKIVDRPRYAWRGMLLDCGRHFMSKEFVKRYIDLLSYHKLNVLHWHLTEDQGWRIEIKKYPKLTEVGAWRTVTRDSEQERDDAGRYGGFYTQDDVREIVAYAASRGITVVPEIEMPGHSLAALAAYPELSCTGGPFQVRTEWGITEDVYCAGNDQTFAFLEDVLTEVLPLFPSEFIHIGGDECPKARWQACPKCQARIQAEGLKDERELQSYFIRRIERFLNSHNRRLIGWDEILEGGLAPNATVQAWRSLDHAVTAARAGHDVICSPTSHCYIDYPQYADPARPEWMGFITLEKSYAFEPTPAGLTPEQARHVLGLEGTMWTERTPMSRVDHQVFPRMCALAEAAWSPAETRNAADFARRMDMHYARLEALGVTYCVPPPRLTHPQATFTESVTVEFAPPFRGGEIRYTTDGSEPDAKSPQYQQPLKFTETTMIRARTILPSGNASDAVEIRFAKLAAHAPVVLPKVVPGLSYEYYEGRWNRLPQFAKFTPAAIGQATGFDLAVRLRDAQFALRFTGFIEVPTDGTYTFYLKSDDGSRLLIGTDAVVDNDGLHAAEERRGEVLLQAGRHPLTIEYFQAGGALALEISYEGPGLPRQALPNTVLFRVP; translated from the coding sequence ATGGCCGGCCGAGGTGTGATCATCGCGATGTGTGCTCTACTCAACTCCGCTCAGCAACTGGGGGCCAACTTGTCAACCACCGGACCGGCCATCGTGCCACAACCCGCCGAGCTCCAGCTCCAGTCCGGCACCTGCGCGCTCGCCAGCGCGACGGTGATCCGCGTCGACTTCGAAACCGCCGGCGTACGGGTGGTCGGCGAGTTCCTGGCCGATCAACTCCGCGCCGCCACCGGCCAGACCCTGCCCGTGCAGGAGACCGACGAGCCGGTCGCCCGCGACGGCGTCATCCTGCTGACGCTCGCCGGCGCACCGGAAATGCTCGGCGACGAGGGTTACGAGCTGTCCATCACGCCGCAGTCGGTCATGTTGCGGGCCCGTACGGCGCGCGGCCTGATCTATGGCGTCCAGACGCTCCGACAGCTTCTGACGCTCGACGCGCAGGCCGCCGCCGCGTGGCCGTGCCTGAAGATCGTCGACCGCCCGCGTTACGCGTGGCGCGGGATGTTGCTCGATTGCGGCCGGCACTTCATGAGCAAGGAATTCGTGAAGCGCTACATCGACCTGCTCTCGTACCACAAGCTGAACGTCCTGCATTGGCACCTGACCGAGGACCAGGGCTGGCGGATCGAGATCAAGAAGTACCCAAAACTGACAGAGGTCGGCGCCTGGCGCACCGTCACCCGCGACTCGGAGCAGGAACGCGACGACGCCGGCCGCTACGGCGGGTTCTACACGCAGGACGACGTGCGTGAGATCGTCGCCTACGCCGCCAGCCGCGGCATCACCGTCGTGCCGGAGATCGAAATGCCCGGCCATTCGCTGGCCGCCTTGGCCGCGTATCCCGAGCTGTCCTGCACCGGCGGGCCGTTCCAGGTGCGGACCGAATGGGGCATCACTGAGGACGTGTACTGCGCCGGCAACGACCAGACCTTCGCGTTCCTGGAGGATGTGCTCACCGAAGTGCTCCCGTTGTTCCCGTCCGAGTTCATCCACATCGGTGGCGACGAGTGCCCCAAGGCCCGCTGGCAGGCGTGCCCGAAATGCCAGGCGCGCATCCAGGCCGAGGGGCTGAAAGACGAGCGCGAACTGCAAAGCTACTTCATCCGCCGGATCGAGCGCTTCTTGAACAGCCACAACCGGCGACTGATCGGCTGGGATGAGATTCTCGAGGGCGGGCTCGCGCCGAACGCGACCGTGCAGGCCTGGCGCAGCCTGGACCACGCCGTCACGGCTGCCCGGGCGGGCCACGACGTGATCTGCTCACCCACCAGCCACTGCTACATCGACTACCCGCAGTACGCCGATCCGGCCCGGCCGGAATGGATGGGTTTCATCACGCTGGAAAAGTCGTACGCGTTTGAGCCCACGCCAGCCGGACTGACGCCTGAGCAAGCGCGGCACGTGCTCGGACTGGAGGGCACGATGTGGACCGAGCGGACCCCGATGTCGCGGGTCGATCACCAGGTCTTTCCGCGGATGTGCGCCCTGGCGGAGGCCGCCTGGTCGCCAGCCGAGACGCGCAACGCGGCCGACTTCGCCCGCCGGATGGACATGCATTATGCACGGCTGGAAGCCCTCGGCGTCACCTACTGCGTCCCCCCGCCGCGCCTCACACATCCCCAGGCGACTTTCACCGAGTCCGTCACGGTCGAGTTCGCACCGCCCTTCCGCGGCGGCGAAATCCGCTACACGACGGACGGCAGCGAACCGGACGCCAAGTCGCCGCAGTACCAGCAGCCGCTGAAATTCACCGAGACGACCATGATCCGGGCCCGCACGATTCTGCCCAGCGGCAACGCCAGCGACGCGGTCGAGATTCGCTTCGCGAAGCTGGCCGCGCATGCCCCCGTCGTGCTCCCCAAGGTGGTGCCCGGCCTGAGCTATGAATACTACGAGGGCCGCTGGAACCGTCTGCCGCAGTTCGCCAAGTTCACGCCGGCAGCGATCGGTCAGGCGACGGGCTTCGATCTGGCCGTGCGGCTGCGCGACGCGCAATTCGCGCTGCGTTTCACCGGCTTTATCGAGGTCCCCACCGACGGCACGTACACGTTCTATCTCAAGTCGGATGACGGCAGTCGGCTGCTGATCGGCACGGACGCGGTGGTGGACAACGACGGGCTGCACGCCGCGGAAGAACGGCGCGGCGAAGTGCTGCTCCAGGCCGGCCGGCACCCCCTCACGATCGAGTATTTCCAGGCCGGCGGCGCCCTGGCCCTCGAAATCAGCTACGAAGGCCCCGGCCTGCCGCGCCAGGCATTGCCGAACACTGTGTTGTTCCGCGTCCCATAG
- a CDS encoding prepilin-type N-terminal cleavage/methylation domain-containing protein yields MASSDKRQHGCTQAFTLIELLVVVAIIALLISILLPALGRARATAKEAVCRSNLHQLALATTYYSDDNKGRLPYIQGTPDGEQDRAPYYQYHQFFHFWPYLKDLRAYKCPSAAGETSVLSYKPTDEEYSFYVVKKADSLYIKAFKNGWWPAINPTDYTGELISALYTEYWFNDWGKWASTAEGPVPAVSGGLISKIPFVADTVTICDAKWESMTPRHGDGRAFAFLDAHVERLSRTRYKDPAKLKDYDGHKNRPFYCWGLTRTGIDGDP; encoded by the coding sequence ATGGCCTCGAGCGACAAGCGTCAACACGGGTGCACACAAGCGTTCACGCTCATCGAGCTCTTGGTGGTGGTTGCGATCATCGCGCTGCTGATATCGATCCTGCTGCCGGCGTTGGGCCGGGCGCGGGCAACGGCCAAGGAAGCCGTCTGCCGGTCCAACCTGCATCAGCTCGCCCTCGCGACGACGTACTACTCGGACGACAACAAGGGCCGGCTGCCGTACATTCAGGGCACGCCGGATGGCGAACAGGATCGCGCGCCTTACTACCAGTACCACCAGTTTTTCCACTTCTGGCCGTACCTGAAAGATCTCCGGGCTTACAAGTGCCCGTCGGCGGCTGGCGAAACGTCGGTTCTGTCGTACAAGCCGACGGACGAAGAATATAGCTTCTACGTCGTGAAGAAGGCGGACTCGCTCTACATCAAGGCCTTCAAGAACGGCTGGTGGCCGGCGATCAATCCGACCGACTATACCGGCGAGCTGATCTCCGCCCTGTACACCGAGTACTGGTTCAACGACTGGGGCAAGTGGGCTTCAACCGCGGAGGGTCCGGTGCCGGCGGTGAGCGGCGGGCTCATCAGCAAGATCCCGTTCGTCGCCGATACCGTGACGATCTGCGACGCGAAGTGGGAGTCGATGACGCCGCGACACGGCGACGGGCGCGCATTTGCGTTTCTCGACGCGCACGTGGAGCGGCTGTCACGCACCCGCTACAAGGACCCCGCCAAGCTGAAGGACTACGACGGCCATAAGAACCGCCCGTTTTACTGCTGGGGCCTGACGCGGACGGGGATAGACGGCGATCCTTGA